The region AGCTAAAGggtaagagggtgtgaacgatgctgaatgggtgtagacaaagaaaagctctcgtaccaaaatattcaaaagacattttctcaaaagtgaggtaacAAGTTtagcaactttcaaagcagaattactttgccattgttcctcaaatgcaatgTATGATATTCCGTTTTGTAGCTTTGTGTCTctgcttttaaaaaaatgtaaaaaaaacgttcaaatgttgctacatacagcggttcctcctttaaaagttgcgagcttacgCTGCGGgacccagcgtcacggcttcattgctccagaccatcGCAGGGTAGAGTTAGAGCACCCATTATGCATTTGGTTCCCAAGGTTTTTATACGACAAATCATATCGAGTGGCTCAAGTGGTTCCAAGGACGAATTTGACGTTATACCACCCGTATAGACCACCCAGATGTCTGACAAAATCATTAcggtggaagcaaatgtaagtaattataacgtcataacgagtcaagcaaaaaatgtacaattgagaggaatatgttagttaattaatgtagagacaaatgaTTGTACATATtcttttgtcataaagttaatttacgaaaatcacTATTTAGCAAgtttttttcagtcatatccaataccaggtgtatcaaactccattctttgaatgatgctgtgtctgcatgtatgtattacaattatacacttcaacagtgtttaccactcctgctcctgggacatcaatgattacacattgtaatatGCAATAGACTggaaacatgatttaagtaaaggctgatttgtaattcatatatacagaaaaaaacagtacactacacttcctatgcatatcaactcccttcatctgcattcaTCTGAGgaggttctcccagccatgtggacgattgaaaacagggcagcaaagtgtgtttgtcaccagagcagtttagagcatattactatttgcctgtgaataaccagaccttcatacaaacttgctatgctgaattcttgacgcacaaccgagggtgctgccatatcctgccagcacgcccacaagcgagccactcaggcTGAGAATGACGCGTGGAAGAGAGCAAGGAACGAGATGGGAGTAACAATCCAGGGTATTTGCTCTGAGAACGgcataataatgtaatgaaacaagcagggagcaggttttgCACCCTCAACATTCTAGCCTGAAGTCCAGCACACTATCgactgtgcccaaatgtattaattggggttggggccgaTTGCGGCTAAAAACACTTTATCAATTGGAAGCTTTAACAAGTGGAAAGGGGGAAAAGTATTATTATTCgtttttcacaagcgtagcagGCTGTGAATGCTGCTAACAACGCTTCTaggatgggctattagctgaacaatagactattcaacctcctttactaaagaattgtcTAATACTAATAGgcgagctaggtgtgaacccccccacccaacttgcaacaaataaTTTGTATCTATCTTTCCACATCTACCTACACACGTATCTACCTACACATGttctgaagaagaaaaaaaaaaatatatatatttttttctcttcttcagaacatgtgtaggtagatatatatataaactcagcaaaaaaagaaacgtcctctcactgtcaactgcgtttattttcagcaaacttaacatgtgtaaatatttgaatgaacataacaagtttcaacaactgagacataaactgaacaaattccacagatatgtgactaacagaaattgaataatgtgtccctgaacaaaggggggtcaaaatcaaaagtaacagtcagtatctggtgtggccaccagctgcattaagtactgcagtgcatctcctcctcatggactgcaccagagttgccagttcttgctgtgagatgttaccccactcttccaccaaggcacctgcaagttcctggacatttctggggggaatgcccctagccctcactctccaatccaacaggtcccagacatgctcaatgggattgagatccgggctcttcgctggccatggcagaacactgacattcctgtcttgcaggaactcacgcacagaacgagcagtatggctggtggccttgtcatgctggagggtcatgtcaggatgagcctgcaggaagggtaccacatgagggaggaggatgtcttccctgtaacacacagcgttgagattgcctgcaatgacaacaagctcagtccgatgatgctgtgacacaccgccccagaccatgatggaccctctacctccaaatcgatcccgctccagagtacaggcctcggtgtaacgctcattccttcaacgataaacgagaacccgaccatcacccctggtgagacaaaaccgtgactcgtcagtgaagagcactttttccagtcctgtctggtccagcgacggtgggtttgtgcccataggcgacgttgatgccggtgatgtctggtgaggacctgccttacaacaggcctacaagccctcagtccagcctctctcagtctattgtggacagtctgagcacagatggagggattgtgcattcctggtgtaactcgggcagttgttgttgccatcttgtacctgtcccgcaggtgtgatgttcggatgtactgatcctgtgcaggtgttgttacacgtggtctgccactgcgaggacgatcagctgtccatcctgtctccctgtagtgctgtcttaggcatctcacagtacggacattgcaatttattgccctggccacatctgcagtcctcatgcctccttgcagcatgtctaaggcacgttcacgcagatgagcagggaccctgggcatctttcttttggtgtttttcagagtcagtagaaaggcctctttagtgtcctaagttttcatagctgtgaccttaattgccaaccgtctgtaagctgttagtgtcttaacgactgttccacaggtgcatgttcattaattgtttatggttcattgaacaagcatgggaaatagtgtttaaaccctttacaatgaagatctgtgaagttatttgtatttttggaattatctttgaaagatagggtactgaaaaagggactttttttttttgctgagtttatattggtcatggctcccaagtagcgcagcggtctaaggcactgcatctcagtgcaatagGCATTACTACAGTTCCTGGTTcgaatacaggctgtatcacatccgactgtgattgggagtgccataaggcagcgcacaattggcccatcgtcatccgggtttggcctgggtaggccgtgattgtaaataagaattggttcttacttgacttgcctagttaaataaaggttacatttaaaaaacaactgGCGGCAaccgcagcacaatcaataggaggtgaacagtggctggtgctgaaaatatagctaacttGTTACGCAAGTGTTGCACACCGACAGACGGAGAAAACCTACACCAGTCGagcaattcatttcaacaataatcttcattttaatttgactttacaaacaacaagagggcttaattggagtctatttctttGGAGCCTAGACCTGTATAATATAACTGAATGGataatgccccttagatattttttatatatatttttttgtttgttattatttaaaatgtttttattgaatattcaaaacatacaatatacttgcagtgaagccgcacaacaactacaccacaccagtcatccaacagactcccattcagagcgacacacagaagcatccagggtcaacttcgacagatctcccacaaggcCAAAAAAAGCAGGGACGCGAACCCAccaagaaccccccccccacagctgtccctcaaccacccgagacccctcccacagtcacccccccaagaaaaaaatattaataataataaaaaatataattaattccattccccaagAACCCCCAAAATGCACCAACAAGCAAGAAAATGAACTCatgagaaaaaagaaaaagactacagtaaaaacagaaaacaacaatgcaaaaatagGACATCAatgacaactaaaatcataacagcaaggccaactgtatatgtttgagtgcatgtctGGCATTATTTACatatgtgtgtgtccgtgtatgtgtgtatttcaatgagagtgtgtgtatatgcatgtgtacaaacacctgcacagcatcagcctcaggcaaaccggcattagcagtaaaaacactgcccctcagtgtcattcaaacgtactttttattatgttttattttgactttattttttatactttatctttgaccatcattatTTTTCTTTGACCATcatgtctccaattccacatcccaaccctcagcttcccttgCCTCTTAGATATTAATtaagaatcctccaatcctctaaatgtaattattggcagagagtcacgtcattgaaaaaaatatttgtagatatactgtaggcctaccataggtgaaatgagtctcactagtgttgagtaatgtgctgttaaaagtggtgtaggtcttttttatttaaagagcatattgaagttagaagcagtAGGATTTGAAGCAAAAGTTATTTTAGCACtatttcgcgctgctctgagacaagcatggggactggtcttgataaatcaatgagattttaatTTTCACTTAATctctgtttgggtattggttagactagaattAGAACATTTGGGTGCAGAAATgatatgctcttagtgtaacctttctttaactaggcaagtcagttaagaacaaattcttatttacaaggacagcctactccttcctcccagtcggggaattgaaccctggTCTCCCGCGTGCCCTGCCTGCACGACACAATATCTCTGTACTGTACTGCCTatcgtcacgttgtacagcgccatattttccgttccttcctaacagaaacccagagggtttttaatTTTTCTTGGAATATAAACACCATAAtaataatcaaattaattaagaaagtaccagtcaaaagtttggaaacacctactcattccaggatttttctttatttttactgttttctacattgtagaataacagtgaagacatcccaactatgaaataacacatattaaatcagttaagaacagattcttatttacaaggacagcctactcttTCCTCCCCGTCAGGCAATTGAACCCCAGTCTCCCGCGTGCCCGTATTCTCTAGTACatacatggcctgctctcccttatgtaaggaattaggcactttcccatgtttactacagtatgtattgtaggctatgtttacttgtcagactgcacagtaggctaataaacaaatgcaggtggcttatatcttcaaaatgttttaaatgctttattatccaaatgtaaaagcatatactgcacagtactgtatttcttcatcagcatctttatgctttcattaaaaaataaataatgataaaaatactctttcaaaatgcagatgtggatttagttatggatccataatgaattactatgggaataaatatcactgatttacagaaatatttgaacaaagttgtctaatgaaggcaaacaatttagaatcctccaatcctcttatgCTGTGGCCTACTcctgaccgtcacgttgtacagcgccatattttcttttttttccttttttctcgtAATAGAAAcgccataatattaatcaaattaataaagccaaatttcttaaaatcaatcccatatactatgttattacaaaaaaggttttaaaatctccggtaatgccaatatggaagactataaaatgcttctcaaagatgtcctctagtggtcaaactagcactaacttgcaTTTTCCcgaaaaaatggctgacaatgaAATAatgtgccacagaatgctgcagcagcctgcaaggtgtgctgcagtatgacgcaacttttaaaagAGGAACCACTGTAAGACCAAATTAAGATGGTTGGTCACATATGAGTGCATTAGAAAAGCTTTTTTACATTCATCAAAATAGCTGAACTCCATGAATTATTTGTCTGTGTTAGTACAATGTTTTATGTGCTATATTTCTGTCAATATCTGATGGATTTAaaaacattcaaaagtttggagtatcttcatccattgtccaACTGTTGCATTTATTAGAATAGTATTTTCAACTACTAAAGTAAAACACAGCTTTTAATGATTAGGTTGCAGTTAACTCTTGCCACAGTGGGGTCTGTACCTGTTCCCTCTCCTTGAGTTCAGTGAGCATGACGATAGAGTGACACCTGTACTCCCACACCATCCTCCAGAAATCCTCCACCGTGTGAGACAGGGGACCCTGGGTAGCGATGAAGTAGTCCTTCTGTCTGTATCCCTGGAAAATAACATACTGTTTAGCGCATCATATACTTACATAAAGGGCTCTGGAGAAAGTTAGGACTTAAGTCTTAAAATGTGCTCAGTAAATACTTACATCAATAAATGATGCATTGATGTAGTCCGTGAACTCTTGGCCCCTTTTCATTGATAATATAACCCGGTTGAAGTCATCTGTGTTCAAGCAAATAACTTAACAACTTACTTTATTTCCAACAATAGtttaattacttgtgtcatttaACTACAGTAAATCCATTCCAAAAGTAAAACTACTTCAGAGAGGTAACTTGGTCTAAAATGTATAATATTTGATACAACACTAAAGAGTGTGATGGTGGTAGGGTTGTGATGTATTACTGAAAAGTTAAGAGTGTTAGAGTATTCCTTACATGGAATAATCTGAAGCACACGGTTCTTCTTCATGTTTGCAGGAAGGTTTCCAGTCCTCATGTTCTCCTTCATTATGCGTACATTGGTCAGTTTCTGAGGAGAGGATATGGGGTGAAATTAGGACTACTTGAGAGAGATGGCTACCGTCATTTAAATGTGACTAGAACTGGGAGACAACTTAGAAAAGGAGAGAAAATTGTGTGACTGGGACTTACCCTGAACTCTTCCTCTAGGCCCAGCTTGTCAAGGGGTGTTCTGGTGTTGTGGAGTTTCTGCAAGTGGCCTTCCAGAGAGGACACATCCAGCTCTGTGTCCCCATACATATAATACTCCAACAGAGCGTGGTAGATGAACGAGTACTGCATCTGAACGGGAGACAGAGTGAGATGGGGTAAATGAGGCATCTTTGCTTGTTTGTGCTGCATTAACACATTGAACTGTCAGGGAACACTTACATCGGTCTGGACGAGCTGAGAGCGCTGCTCCCGTATTCTGGTCACAAACCCAAAGACATCCAGCCTCTTCTCTACATGCATCATGTCAATCATGCCGTCTATGACGATGAACgtcccagtcctacctaccccaGCACTAGGGAAAGACaagggacaggagagaagagTGATCCTTACATTGTCATAGACCTCCAAGGAATGTTTGATGATTCAATTCAAagcaaatgcactgtatttctgtgGCTGAGTTTTCCACAGGAATGTTGACTATGGTACGGCATAAAAATGCTAAATTGCTACATGTCCACAAGCCAACAAGATCCATAGTGTTTTAAGGGCCAGTGACACAGACAGCAGTCAGGGATGCCAGCTTAGGGTGTTGGAGACCAATCAATGAGGCCCATTCAGAAAGCAAAGCCCCAATACCAACACCTGTTTCAACAGCTGTTCCTGCATGTCTCTGACttcagtgatgtggtggtttcaTATTACATGACATGTGCATTAAAATTCCAgccatacaaatacaaataaaggGAAGAAGGTTGGCATACTTTTTTAGACACCACGATCGGTCAATTTGACACTACGATTGTGTTAAGTTATACATGTCATAAGGAACTAAATGAACTACTATAGCCTTCATTGAGTACAGCTTGTAGACGAGAATTTCAAGTTAGAATCCCCAGTCTCCTCCCCTGGTTCAGTACCTGCAGTGCACCACGATGGGTCCTGCATAGGATGGGTTGACTGTCTTCACCTTCTTAAGGAACTTGAGCATGCCGATAGGGGAGAAGGGCACCCCAAAGTCTGGCCAGCTGGTGAAGTGGAGCTGGGTGACCAAGCGGGGGGCCCTTGGGCCATCATTCCCCTGCTGTTTACAACAACAGGAAAACACATCAatcgttaaaaaaaatatactgtaAATGTCACAGGGTTTCTCACATCATGTATTTCAAAGTGAGGGATCCTGTGCAGGGTTGTCACGTAGGCACATACAATGATACTTACATATTGTACACAGAACTTGCGGATGGTGTAGTCCACCAGTACAGTAAAGTCCTCCACTGCCACCCTCACATTCCCATACATCCAACAGCCCTGGTCTGGCCAGTACTGGTAACACTTGTCCTGAAGAGAGGCAAAATGGACATTCAGCaaagcaaaaaaaatacaaactaTAGTTCACCAATATGAATGGCAGAGACTTTTATGGGAATTCATATTACTGACTAGAAACTCTATTTATAGGTGATAGACGTGACATAGGTGATTGTCTGTCAGTCAATAAGTTCATCACTCTGATCTTCTAGACCGTTAATGAGAGTCTCAGACTAATTATAATCAAGCCTTGGACAACTTTATCAACAATTATTTAGTTATCGATCCCCCATCTCTGTTTGGTGGAGCTAAACCCCCTGTTTTGTTCTTTATTGATCAGCCCCTTGAGGTTCAATAAAATGTGATGCCAAGTAATTTGAGGTGACACATTGTATGGATTGGGAAAGTTAGGAAAGGGTCAAATCAATTATACTCATGACCTTGAGGTGTGAGAAGACAAGAAAGAGCCTAGCAAAGGCCCTTAAGAACATCTAACATGAGAGCCCATTAGCAAATCTGAAGATTCTTTACAGGTTGTATAAGCAGATAATGGAGCAGCCAAAGTGAGAGAAGAGAAACTcacctcttttctctctttcaggTTAGTGAGCATCACTATAGTAGCAGTCTTCTGTTCCCAAATCATCCGCCAGAAGTCAGCCACTGTGTCGTGTATTGGGCCTATGGAAAAGAGACTGACACTTACTACATAGATGTAAGTGGACATCCTAGTTATACAATAGGCCTATGGTGCTAGAAAAATTATACGCTGACATAAAATAAGTTTATTTCCATTCAGTAATCCTCTAGTAGTACAGCACTTTGCACAAAATGGTTGTACAAAGTTATATTCACCTTGAGCTGCAATTAATTTGTTCTTCTCTTTATAACCCTGGTTAAAAAGAAAAATgtgttttgctgagtttattagacCGTAGTGAGAAAGGAAGTTATACTGGACGCATTTAAATTATCTGGAATGGGACGGAACGAAATACATAGTAAATATCAACAACTCACATCTATGTATGAGGCATTTATGTAGTCCGTACAAGAATGCCCATCTATTTGAGTTAACAACACCCTGGAATGGTCATCTGTTTAAAATGGAAGAAAGAGACAAAATTGTACTAGGAAAATAAGTATGCCTGTTTACAATTATTTCATTATGTTATCAAACGGATTTATCTCAAAAAAGTTCAAGCTACTCTTAAAGGTCAATTCCACAATTTTCAACGTAATTTTCATTATCTCCAACAcaataacatgctgaccagaccggacacgtcaCGTGCGTTGCAAAATTaatttagaaatccatgttattcaattattgcacccacactgctcgcgttgCCAATGAGCGTctgtgttgccaagggctaaaatagaagtccttcctatttctgacgcagatcgagctgcaagtcctgcctctcccatctcctcattggtttatagaagcaggtacccacgtgccatctcctcattggttatatccacgtgggtgattgaaagacaaacTGTTTTGCCAGTCGtcatggtaatactatgaaagtttagatgccaatcaccatataagttcaaagatgaagaAGCCAGGAAGGagaagagatgactagaaacgattcggttgaccgttttatgtgtggattaattgtcggagtagaggaccttgtgcatttcaggtaaaataacaactcaatgtttatatcccaggacaaattagctagcaacagcaagttagctaaataggacaaattagctagcaagtgcaagctagctagctaaattgccatacgtgtttaatgcttttcgacctgtccccaaattaatgtaatgggttcagagtttgttttgatattttaacctgcgtgtcgtgatcgcgtttggtgtggggggacaaaataaatgtatgtacgATGGCGCACgcacgcagccggtttgggttccatgtaacaGTGTCTACATATTTGAAAATGGCGCATTTC is a window of Salmo salar chromosome ssa18, Ssal_v3.1, whole genome shotgun sequence DNA encoding:
- the LOC106577029 gene encoding receptor-type tyrosine-protein phosphatase epsilon isoform X2 produces the protein MRKNSFQFRWFRNHRKALVSQKTPNGFLEDQGEQTVVLLPRSPCPSKRYFPIPLDSLEDEFRIRSADDCKLFREEFNSLTCGNHHGSFEEASREINRDKNRYPNILPYDHSRVLLTQIDGHSCTDYINASYIDGYKEKNKLIAAQGPIHDTVADFWRMIWEQKTATIVMLTNLKERKEDKCYQYWPDQGCWMYGNVRVAVEDFTVLVDYTIRKFCVQYQGNDGPRAPRLVTQLHFTSWPDFGVPFSPIGMLKFLKKVKTVNPSYAGPIVVHCSAGVGRTGTFIVIDGMIDMMHVEKRLDVFGFVTRIREQRSQLVQTDMQYSFIYHALLEYYMYGDTELDVSSLEGHLQKLHNTRTPLDKLGLEEEFRKLTNVRIMKENMRTGNLPANMKKNRVLQIIPYDFNRVILSMKRGQEFTDYINASFIDGYRQKDYFIATQGPLSHTVEDFWRMVWEYRCHSIVMLTELKEREQDKCFQYWPAEGTVTFGDYTLELKGDALCDTFTLKDMVLTYGPEKQSRHVRHFHFHGWPEIGIPAEGKGMIDIIASVQRQQQQSGNHPIIVHCSAGAGRTGTFIALSNILERVKAEGLLDVFQTVKSLRMKRPHMVQTVEQYDFCYRVVQDFVDIFSDYANFK
- the LOC106577029 gene encoding receptor-type tyrosine-protein phosphatase epsilon isoform X1 translates to MVLFLIATTITLNNSSHDNQTSENPTSQGAHVLPSTLISLLLIIIVLLTVYFLRFRNHRKALVSQKTPNGFLEDQGEQTVVLLPRSPCPSKRYFPIPLDSLEDEFRIRSADDCKLFREEFNSLTCGNHHGSFEEASREINRDKNRYPNILPYDHSRVLLTQIDGHSCTDYINASYIDGYKEKNKLIAAQGPIHDTVADFWRMIWEQKTATIVMLTNLKERKEDKCYQYWPDQGCWMYGNVRVAVEDFTVLVDYTIRKFCVQYQGNDGPRAPRLVTQLHFTSWPDFGVPFSPIGMLKFLKKVKTVNPSYAGPIVVHCSAGVGRTGTFIVIDGMIDMMHVEKRLDVFGFVTRIREQRSQLVQTDMQYSFIYHALLEYYMYGDTELDVSSLEGHLQKLHNTRTPLDKLGLEEEFRKLTNVRIMKENMRTGNLPANMKKNRVLQIIPYDFNRVILSMKRGQEFTDYINASFIDGYRQKDYFIATQGPLSHTVEDFWRMVWEYRCHSIVMLTELKEREQDKCFQYWPAEGTVTFGDYTLELKGDALCDTFTLKDMVLTYGPEKQSRHVRHFHFHGWPEIGIPAEGKGMIDIIASVQRQQQQSGNHPIIVHCSAGAGRTGTFIALSNILERVKAEGLLDVFQTVKSLRMKRPHMVQTVEQYDFCYRVVQDFVDIFSDYANFK